The Oryza brachyantha chromosome 7, ObraRS2, whole genome shotgun sequence genomic interval TTCTCCCTTCAGAGTTTAAGGCGAACGGAGAGAAGAGAGCGCCGGTTTGTCATTATTAGTAAGAAGCAGAGCTTCCTCAGTCCAAGTGTGAAGCCTGCAGTGCAGTGTGTGTTTCAGTGTCTGCAATGTCCCTCTTCGATCAGTTTGTTGTCTAGTTCCATCCATGTCAACCAAAAGTCAATAAATTGATATGTCGAGTTGATGTGATTATAAAACTGGTTCTGAAATCGTCATCCGTACCTAAATGCGCAAGTACACGATAGAAAATCTAAAGTTATTaggcatgttcaatggtaAATCATATCATGTGCTCTATATTAAAGGATTGGATTGTTTAgatagggctaaactttttagtcccaTATCATATCacatgtttggacactaatttgaagtattaaacatggactaataaaaaaactaatttcataaatgagtggtaatctgcgagacgaattttttaagcctaattaatccataattagagcatgtttactgtagcatcacatatactaatcatggattaattaggctcaatagattcgtctcgtaaattagtccaagattatggatgagttttattaataatttatgtttattatttataataagcgtcccacaacaaagatgtataaacgatcaagatctataaattttatttaatcacTTCTTCATCCCACAAGGCGATAGTaacatttttcataaaattcatatatctCTCATCTggttttataaactataacacaaatatgtaaattttataaacaatgTTACTGACAGTTTATCGAACAAGgaaatgataaatataaaagttatagatcttgatgagttatacaacttggttgttgatgacttttttacttgaaatattttagtatttgaaaatattgtttgaacttgtcatattttcaaattcaaattcaaactcttagttatatagaaaaatgaccgcataaaaagttataaatcatgatgagttataaaactttatcgttgataacttttttagttgaaattatttagtatttaaaaatattgttttgaagttgtcatattcttaaattcaaattgttaaaaaaacgttatatagaaaaaatgactaaaataaaagttgtaaagATTCTTcataagttatacaactttgttattgatattttttctatttgaaattatttatcatttagtatttaaaaatattgtttcaagttgttatatataaaaataatctagacCCATCGAAGATAAGAGTAATCCGTGACGGGCTATAATCTAGACCCGTCAGAGACGAGAGTCATCCGTGACAATACTAACTTGGTACCTGATTAAGATATGTAAtgttatctcaatcgggcctaaCCTATGGCCCATAACTGATAGGTGTTATCCTTGACGGACCTAAGTTTTATGCCCATCtaacatgtatgtatgtgcgATTATATCTTAATTGGACAATTTTTTGGTCTGTCTTTTAGCCCATCGTGGATGACTGACGCGCTATTAATTCCAGGCATATTAGTACTAGTGTATACTCTCTCTTCCACGTTAGCGAGCATGCAGCGATAAAGACGGCAATAAGAGCTTTTATACGTGCCCTTATTAACGGAGCTTGGCAGTAGCCTACGTCGCCGAAATACTAATTACGAGCCCTTATTTTCGATCTAAATATAATTACAGTATCTAGGTACGTACGATCCTCAACCCTCGACTGGCTAGGACGGCCATCCATATGCACACTTTTGCTAAAGTCACGCATTTACAGCATGTCTGTATCTTTATTTAAGAGAGAATTTACAACAGATTCTAACTTCAGCTGTATTCTATAACTATTATAACTCTAGGTCCTAAACTATAACCTGCCACATAAACATATTTGACGTAAATTTCAGTAGGATCAAGGTGTCTTTTATTTGCAAGGTTATGAgaagaaatgaagaaagagaaaagctTACGTACGTCTCAAAGCAAATTTTGCTTAACTAAGAGGatgtttaatagtatagtgAAGTGTtggcatatatacatatgccACATCATCTAAAGTTATTCATATGGGTAGAACATATAATAGTTGGCTATTGACATGATAaacaagaaatatatttttaatcgtaaatttATCTTCATTCATATTAACCAAAAAGGAAGGTAGTATCCCTCCAATCAGTCCGATCCCATAGCTAACGGAAAAAAATTTCGGGTCTGGAGCCCTCCTCCACGGAATTTTTGGCTTGTTTGGTTAGCTGTACCGGCCCACGATCCAGGTTGACATATGCATGGCAATATTAGCCAAATTTTGGTGGACAAACATGTCTCAAATTGAAGtcatcatttataaatattgctAGAAATAGTGGAGGCTCCAATTCTCGGAAGGATTCAAAcataacataaaatttcttaCAAATACCTTTTTATTTGAAGACAAATAGACATGATTGAATTTAGAGACACTATATtctgttgaaaaaaaataaaattaccaTGTGAAATTTGCTTTTACTATATGTATCCTAATTATTTTGAACTtggtttatataatttattaaactaaatgcatgaaaatattacgagtatttcatatttttaattttactagtataataattctataatttaaattagtggtatttaaataaagaaatattgCCGTTTTCCTTGTTAGAATGCAATTATTtgctatatttaaatttaaatttaaatggcAATATATACTCTTACCACACATGAGGTAAGAGTATTACGAGCCTTTTGAACTACTAGTTGAATGCATATGCTTTGCAaaggataaaaatttattatattatttctagaataaatagataattatttttcatgaaatatgtgactatcttttttatataggaaatattcatatcaattttattttatgtgtatccatctagatttgattgagttttaatattacgaagttaagggggtaaattataaaaatacaatgggAGTGGGTATTTACTGTCACCACCACTAGAGGcttttatctatactactataaacTTTTCTAATGGTGGTGgctggtggcagtgaatctgccaccaccattgccACCATAActccctatttttttaatcgatACTCTGCttttaagagaaaataattatagatCTCATATATTAACCACTCACACCAACTCTACTTTTTACGAGAAAAAAACCATGTGACCAATAGGTCCACatgtcaataacaaatatatgtatctgttaaaagatgatatatgccaaaaaataatattaataatatgttaatgatatttttaaaataaaatacagttGCAACGCACAGGCAATATGTTAGTAGCAGTAAAAATGCACAATGGATGACTCATATTAACTTGGTACACCACACAAAAGAGAAAGCACACCCTAACATTCTGTTTTTTAGGGAAGGGTATTTTACCGGCCCTCTGTAACCCTAACATACTGTTTGGCGTTATAAATTAGCTCAAACAACTTTCGAATAGCCAAATAATGCATCCGACAAGTTACACGGCAATTGCAAGTAAACTCTCGACTCCATCCAATTAATGGTAAATGCTCAGAAGTGTTAACCATGGGCTAATATGGTTGTATCCATTGAACTGAACTCCTCTCAGCTTTTTTTGGTCATGTAAATTTGCTTAATCTACATCATTTGGTCGGCGCATGCATACACTATACCAAACAGAGAAAGCTAGATCTAATTATATATCTAATTAGGCAAACAGTAAATCTTGATATAATGTAAGAAGTTTTAGctatatttagattcatctattaaccaatgtatattgtttatatatatatgtctagattcattaatttctatatgaatttaggatacgctagaaaatcttacaatataaaacgtaGTAGCAACAAAGCAGGCACCAGGCAGGAAGCAGGTAGATTGCAGgagataactttttttttgagaaaaaaaatgcaggagACAATTAAATCGAGCAGAGTTCATGGCACAGAAGCAACCGGCTTAATTGTGGACGGAATTGAATGTCCGGCTCAGCATGACAACATCCAGGTAAGCACAATGGTGcatattcattaattaattgtgtggTTAAGCTTTTCCATTGTCTTTGTTAGCTCATGAGATCAGTTTTTAGTGCAATCTAGCCACAGGACTAGATGAAACGATAGATGATGCTGGTGGTGGGCCCAGAAAGGAGCAAGATGCAGAATGATGATGAGAGATTCAGGATCGAAGTCGGCGCTGGACGGCcctccaaagtccaaactaACAATAGGTCATCACgggattaattattaaattattatcaTTTCACCGACAATTATCTGTTGAGGTAGTTGAAGACTTGAAGTGGGTGATTGTGAAAAAggcaaacgacatatttataaataaaaaataatttataaataaatcttttaatataatttataaataaatcttttcatatatgtttttttagtgatctaagagctaagactaaaaaataaactatgataaaaatactcTCAAATCTAACTAGGTTAATTATAGctcataaacataagcagaagtaaAAAAGACGAGGCTCGAATAATACTGGGCAGTGTGGAAGCATAACTGAAACCAACTATagtactaaaaaataatttgtgggtaaaattttatatacatcttctttaaaaagcaaaaaccaagaaataaactataataaaaaccctaaaatcaactctaaatttaagttttaaaatttaaattttaacttatagtcATATGCATAAGTAAAAGGATGGGACAGTTCATTTTTAGTggtagtttaaaattttgaattggcTCCcgttgcaaaattttgttgtacCATCGGTACAATTATTATTCCCTTGGTCCGGAAATACTTCTGCCTGCTCCTTTTGTtaacaaatatgaatattgTTAAGTAAATATTAAGGTTTAATCAAAAGATAACATTTtcagttattattttttgaattttgaatggtTAGATTCTTTTTTCCAAGCTTCTAACTAGTCTGAAATTCATTAATATTATGAGAATTATAGAAATCAACGTAACCATGTTTATATTTCGGTGCAAGATTTGTATCCTTATATTCTGAAGAGAGTAGTAAGTGTTTGACACCTCCTAATACAGACCGTGTGCCCAGGTTCATAGTACTGAATAGCATCACATCCAGTACTAAACAATTGTATTTTAGGACAGATTAAGTAGCTATTTAAACTCTCATCCAGACAGATTAGGAGAAGTGATGAAAACGTACAGGAATTTAACAGCAATTTCATTACATGTCTGAACAACTATAGCAGAAAATTACTGTCTCCAGCCGTGCCAAAAATACTAGAAAGATGAAttagcaaaataaatttattttaggacttGGCGAGTATAATAATCTCGCCTACAAAATAATGCTTGTTTGTTCTTAAAGGAACACAGTTTAAGGTTGATGCTTCTTTTAAAACAcgggaaagaaaagaatagaatagaaattgaaaagaataaagaaaTATGACAGGAATATGGGAGATAGATGATAGAAAAcccataaattttattttaaaaaaaccacgcaattttttgtttgaattatTGAGTAAATTACGTCTTCCATCTGCTCATAAAAATGTGGGCTACATTACTTCAATGGACAGTGTATAGCAGCTAGGAGATTTTTCTTAATCCTAAACGTGTTAACGAGCTAGTGGAAAAACAAGGAGAAAAATTCTCAGCTTTTTCCATTGTTCGTTCGCACCAATCAAAGGCATCTACAGTGATATTTTCTATGGAATTCTGATTGCTACAATTCTCATCCGTTTTTCTTCCATTCGAAAGAATCATCGATAATAAACGACTATATATGGTCATGcatcctaaaaaaaattagttattttctAAGTATAAGTAAGGACGAATGCGCGCGCTCTCTCTGACGCAAATTTGGAGTAGCACGAGCCAGTTACCGTCACCTACTTCTATTTAAGAAGTTTTGATACGATGAATTTTGTAGAATTgtaatactccatccattctagaaagatttttttatctcccTTATTTATTCCCTGAAGCCTCTAGTTTTTAAGCAATTATTGTATGGTTTGGTAAAGGGGGAAGATATGTGCcttaatatttgaaaaagtAAGGAGCAAttgtgttaaaatttaaaaaggtgAAGAATATTTTAGTGTTTGTGTCTTTGTATTGGTATATGTGGAgcgttctaaaattttttaggacGCTGGAGTAGTAACTAACATGATATCAAACGTGGACAGCATCGGGGACTGACGTGTAATTACTGATAATTGcatggagtttttttttgcaaaaaaaaagtgctgACATGGCACCGTTAATTCTCACCGATCCCAGGTGTTTAAGGTTTCTTTGGCTCTATAGTCTTCCTGAAATTCCTCGTTTCAAATGAGGCATAGTGTGTAAACCCATTTGTAATTATACCACATACTTCGTCTGTTTTCTAATATAAAGTGCTTTAGCGATGCTTACGTatttatgtttagatttattagtatatatttgaatCTAACATTTTTACACATTGAAACGGACATAGTATTCCATAAGTTACACCATCTCCGGATCATCTTGTTTGGAGAAGTAACTGGCATCGTCGGATAATCACTTATTTCtcatatgtcatctaaatagtcattccgaaatttttaaaaataaaaacatattaatataagatatatcacccctacaaacatacaagtttaaattaaaaaataaattagactAAACATATTCAtagttaaatttgttatttttattacaacttgcagaagtcaaatttgatgTTGCATATTTATTGCGTGATATGTCTCGTATTAATTTAGGTGACATACAGTAAAAGAGTGGATATcctaataaaaatactttcccATAAGTTACACCATCTCCAGATCATCTTGTTTGGTAGAAAAACAACTGCCATATGTGGTGGCTTTGTGCAGCTAATGACAGAGCAGAATAATTAATGTTGTGCTAAAAAGAATTGTACATGCTACAGAGTTCATAGGCTCACAGCTGACAGAGTTTGCTGTATAATGTGGACAGCCAAGAGCAGTACATACTTTCCAAAaacataagagaaaaaaatcgtaatttgattttaaaattttctcacTACCCTTAAACCCTATAAATACATCTCATGACAGCCACAACTCCAAAAACACAAACACTTGCAGCTCCAAGCATTTGTTGCACACTCGGTCACCATGGGCAAGGAGGTCGACGTGTCCACCCTcgaggccggcgccggcggcgtccgggACTACGAggacccgccgccggcgccgctggtcgacgtcgacgagcTGGGCCGGTGGTCGTTGTACCGCGCCGTCATCGCCGAGTTCGTCGCCACGCTGCTGTTCCTCTACGTCACGGTGGCGACGGTGATCGGGTACAAGCACCAGACGGACGCCGCCgtgggcggcgccgacgcggtgtgcggcggcgtgggcgtcCTCGGCATCGCGTGGGCGTTCGGCGGCATGATCTTCATCCTCGTCTACTGCACCGCCGGTATCTCCGGCGGCCACATCAACCCGGCGGTGACGTTCGGGCTCTTCCTGGCGCGCAAGGTTTCCCTGGTGCGCGCGGTGCTGTACATGGTGGCGCAGTGCCTCGGCGCCATCTGCGGCGTCGCGCTCGTCAGGGCGTTCCAGAGCGGGTTCTACGGCaggtacggcggcggcgccaacgAGGTCGGCGCCGGCTACTCCAAGGGCACCGGCCTCGCCGCGGAGATCGTCGGCACCTTCGTGCTCGTCTACACCGTCTTCTCCGCCACCGATCCCAAGCGCAACGCCCGCGACTCCCATGTCCCGGTAAGCATCGGAGGCGATCGACGCTTCAACTTCGCGATTAATTGCACATTGCAAGAACTCGATCTGATTATCGCCTCTCTTTTAATTTTCCGATGAATCAATCAAAGGTCCTGGCGCCGCTGCCAATCGGGTTCGCGGTGTTCATGGTGCACCTGGCCACCATCCCCATCACCGGCACCGGCATCAACCCGGCGAGgagcctcggcgccgccgtcgtcttcaACGACAGCAAAGCATGGAGCGATCAGGTACGCTCAGCTCCTCCAAGATTGCTACCATtaaacaaaaaaggaaaaacgcATGATCATCAACTCACATTTGCACTGCTGTTCATCGATCTTGTGACGCAGTGGATCTTCTGGGTCGGGCCGTTCATCGGCGCGGCGATCGCGGCGTTGTACCACCAGGTCGTCCTCCGCGCTAGCGCCAGGAGCTACGGCTCCTTCCGGAGCAACGCCTAGCTCCTGGTTTGTGGAAGAACGGAGTGAGCAAGGAGCACTGGTAGATCAGAAGTAGCAGTAACTTCAGTCAAAAGTGAAGCCTGCAGCCTGCAAATGTGTTGTGGAAAAACCATTGTACCGTGGCTATGTCCCTGTGTACCTTTCTTTGTCTCAACATAAAAATCAGctagtaattaataaattatggtGGGAGAATGCAAGAGATGAGAAGAAAATAtggggaaatttaactatttgccacttttagaTTTGGCAATTAGCCAAATGCCACTTTTATCGTTGcacttatttttttgtcatgaGAAAGAGAAACtttcttaactttttaccaTTTTCTGCACTTTGGAGTGCCACATGGCAAGGACGCGCACAATTACCACACTGCCCCTTATTATGATAGTATGCAATTAACTgcattataaaattgaaacagAAGTAATATTCaacgattaattaataatattgattaatatccataatattaattaatattaattaatattaattaattaatattattttgttttaaatattattgcttaatattatcaattaaatattattaatattattaattaatcgttGAATATTACTtctgttttaattttataatgaaGCTAATTGCATACTATCATAATAAGGGGCAGCATGGTAATTTCGCACGTCCTTGCCATGTTGGCATGCCCATGTGGCACTACAAAGTGCagaaagtggcaaaaagttaaaaaagtttctatttcccatggcaaaaaaaaataagtgtaAGAGTGGCATTTGTCTAATTGCCAAAtctaaaagtggcaaatagttaaatttcacGAAAATATGTGTCACTTCTTCGATTGATTTTGTGTACAAAACATCACGGGATTCCATTGCATAGATGTTGAGAGAAATTGGACCTACGAAAACCATTGTAGGGGGAAAAATCAACCACAAcgtaaaaaacaagaaaaactaaGGAAAAATGTCATatgtgtaaataaaaaataatttatggataagacttttatatatgtagtcTGAGTGATCCAGCGaggctgtaaaataaactttggtgaaaaaactctaaaatcaactctaaatttaatttatggttgaaaaattaaattatctatGCTTCAGAAGGAATTCGTGGATTCCCACCAGGCATGTTTTCTTAAACAAATAGAACCAACCATAAGACAACAGGTGATTTTAGTAAGCCagaaaaaacatgaagattTATTCAAATACTGAATGGAATTGTGCAAGCCTAGGACCAAGTAAAATGCATACCGATAGAACTAAAACTGCATGGATAAGCTAACAAACGGAACCCATATTTGAGAAAGACCCAACAAGAGCACCAAAAAggaaattatataatttatggaAAATAAGATCCGgtcaaaaactcaaaattgactataaatttaaaattaaaaatttaaattttgatttataacgAAAAGTGAAAAGACATTTGTTGACCTGGTCCTCGCACAAACATCTGCGTCGTAGATGCCCCCCTAGATGACCACATATTGTGCATTGAGATCATCAAGTTTTTTGTTATTATCATCATTAACAAACTAATCCAACATGTTCCTGTCTTGCATAATATCCTTCCATTAGTGGGTAATTAACATCGACATTGCTAATCTTAATCTTCCGAGACTGAACAACAAAGCAATAACATCTTTCATGGCTAACACCATTACATCACTGAggttttcctttctttctggCTCCTGTTGATTCACAGGTCCTTCTCTGGCCCAAATTACTTTACATAGACACCGGGAAGAACAATATTTGCCCCAAAactttttcaatatttttcagcAGTTCATGACGGTGGTCGGTAGTGTTGCTGCTCTATTGTGCTCAATTATTAGATGTGCACTGAATTTATCTTCTAACATCGCTTTCAAATAGGTCAGTCGGTGGTACTTAGTTCCTGGAtgaacttttttattatttcatcCGTCAAATCATGGTGACATTTTAGCATCAGTTGATCTTAAGCTGATTTGACATGTCCAACTCGGGTAATGGTCAcgcaacaaaaatataaacccTCACAAAATGGCGCTACAAAAAGCAGTAAAACAGATTGCATCTAGATGGATGAAAACACAACCACCCAAGTCCATATACATGTCACGTCCAGCAAATCGAGATTTGGAAGGAGATTAAGGGCTTGTTTAGGGAACTTGAGATTCTGACAAGCAGCGGATGAGAAGCCAACTTTCATAATATGGAAAAGCTGGGTTTTCCAGCTTCTATtttctagttcattttctgGATTGTATAACTTCAGATTTTCAGAAGCTTAGTGTTGTTTAAGAGAGTTTCGGACTTTTGAAAATTCTGTGAGAATATCCAACTGTCATAGGCTTCCCAAACATGCACtaaatgcaaaacaaaatcTTTGTGAGCGTAACCGCACGTTACGCTGGATAGCGGTAGCGGTATGgtttaataaattttgtccaaattcaaaattttaaaaattcaaataaatttctCTAAGTAGTGCCCATCTCTATTGCTATTTGATGTAAAAAgcttttaaaaatgacaaagtttactttatattttagggCTCAAGTGAAATTAGAAAAAGTAACTTTAAAAACAGCACATGGTTTGGAATATAAtttctcttaaaaatatatactaatggtTATGCCAGCAATTTAATTCAATgttacattatttttcttgagcTATCTACaattttctagaatttttactatgttttccatttattttcaatttttctttataagtTTCAGCGAACTCTGGTTACCATGGGTTACCTACCATATCAAATTGTACATTTGCCACATATTATTGTGgttatatttaaattcatatttatatatatgaatttgtcATGGTTACCGTGAGGTAACCAGTTGCCAAGAGCAGTAACGGTAAGCTCCACGGTAATGGAAACCCTAATTACAAGGTCCAACAAATGAACAAAAGAGTCTAGCTAGTTCGAATTTCAGCATGGCCCCTTCCATATGTAATGGAATATTGTAAGTGTTATTGGATGGTCCAGTAGGAACAAATGACAGTTTCTGTTCAGCATCCCCAATAATCGTTACAAATCTCGTCATCAAACTTTTGCTCGAGTTCAGGAATCAGGATGGAATCAGGATGGATCTCAAAGTACTCATCATCCGCTGCCACTGTGCTGATCTTTTTCTGATCACAAACAAGATGTTGGAGTTAAGAGAAAAtgatcacatatatatttattaaaatattgagaaagtctaacaaatgccattggcaaacacttaattctaagaaacgTCATCGATGAatgcgagttctaagaaataccttcgtacaaacaaatttgtctggAAAATGTCATCGCCGTTAGGGCCCATTAAATTTttcgttaagtgctatag includes:
- the LOC102722029 gene encoding aquaporin PIP2-5-like encodes the protein MGKEVDVSTLEAGAGGVRDYEDPPPAPLVDVDELGRWSLYRAVIAEFVATLLFLYVTVATVIGYKHQTDAAVGGADAVCGGVGVLGIAWAFGGMIFILVYCTAGISGGHINPAVTFGLFLARKVSLVRAVLYMVAQCLGAICGVALVRAFQSGFYGRYGGGANEVGAGYSKGTGLAAEIVGTFVLVYTVFSATDPKRNARDSHVPVLAPLPIGFAVFMVHLATIPITGTGINPARSLGAAVVFNDSKAWSDQWIFWVGPFIGAAIAALYHQVVLRASARSYGSFRSNA